Proteins from a genomic interval of Paenibacillus sp. RC334:
- a CDS encoding class B sortase, whose protein sequence is MSKTKKFLIAVSSLLLVFSLVNIARTFLGDYAEQQKIEELTKVWEEGSDKGGGDAFPSLLFNKANEPVMLPEFRELYERNSDIVGWLKIDGTRIEYPVMQNPQDAEYYLNHDFDKKENKGGLPFLDAHSRTNGSDILLIHGHHMKSGWMFKDLMKYKNESFYKEHATFQFSTLYEKEEYEIVAVILSKVYRKSDDVFKYYQIEKVSTPAEFDSYIQNIKKLALYDTGVTARYGDKLIVLSTCEYSTEDGRLAVIARKRK, encoded by the coding sequence ATGAGCAAAACTAAAAAGTTTCTTATCGCCGTTTCCTCCCTTCTGTTGGTATTTTCCCTCGTTAATATTGCGAGAACCTTTCTGGGGGATTATGCCGAGCAGCAGAAAATCGAAGAGCTGACAAAAGTTTGGGAGGAAGGGTCGGACAAAGGCGGAGGGGATGCATTCCCCTCCCTTTTGTTCAATAAGGCGAATGAGCCGGTTATGCTTCCCGAATTTCGAGAGCTTTACGAGAGGAACTCGGACATCGTCGGCTGGCTGAAGATTGACGGCACCCGAATTGAGTACCCAGTCATGCAGAATCCACAGGATGCGGAGTACTATCTCAATCATGATTTCGATAAAAAGGAAAACAAAGGGGGCCTCCCCTTTTTGGACGCGCATAGCCGGACCAACGGTTCGGACATTTTGCTGATTCACGGACACCACATGAAAAGCGGCTGGATGTTTAAAGATTTAATGAAGTACAAGAACGAAAGCTTTTATAAAGAGCATGCTACGTTCCAGTTCAGCACGCTTTACGAAAAGGAAGAGTATGAAATTGTTGCCGTTATTCTGTCAAAAGTTTATCGCAAATCGGACGACGTTTTTAAATACTACCAGATTGAGAAGGTAAGTACGCCCGCCGAGTTTGACTCATATATTCAGAACATCAAAAAACTCGCTCTTTACGATACGGGCGTGACAGCCCGATATGGCGACAAGCTTATTGTACTGTCTACGTGTGAATACTCAACCGAGGACGGCCGGTTAGCGGTGATCGCCCGAAAGCGTAAATGA
- a CDS encoding MDR family MFS transporter: MDNQAQDARGMKRGAILTTLLIGTFVAFLNENLLTNAFPALMREFNVAASTIQWLSTGYMLVIGVLVPVTALLQQWFTTRQMFMSAMALFLAGTCLCAVSPGFGILLVGRVVQACGTGLLIPLMMNTILALYPPERRGAAMGLMGLVIMVAPVIGPPLSGLIIDTFQWRWLFYMVIPVALFSMIYAFVYLKNVTELTKPRVDLVSVVMSTVGFGCVTYGFSQTSVSLEPEGYGSIAIGSLFLLLLVWRQLKIKEPLIDLSVFRHSTFSLVAVLIVILMMVLFATTTLLPFYMQDVMKLTAFATGLLLMPGSILNGMLMPVSGKLLDKFGPRPVIVPGLFLIVISLWLFTGIDSDTTQGSVLFNHILLFLGMSFVVMPAQTTGLNQLPRHLVSHGTAIYNTLQQIAGGIGIALFVGIMSSGANRYLHHSLNPTAMHEKTQSMVSGLQTVFWIEFILAILILVLGWFIKKPPEHN, translated from the coding sequence ATGGACAATCAGGCTCAAGATGCAAGAGGAATGAAGAGAGGGGCAATATTAACCACTCTACTCATCGGTACATTTGTCGCGTTTCTTAACGAAAATTTACTTACCAATGCGTTTCCTGCATTGATGAGAGAATTTAACGTTGCTGCTTCGACCATACAATGGTTATCGACGGGTTATATGCTCGTGATCGGCGTACTGGTGCCGGTGACCGCATTACTACAGCAATGGTTCACGACTCGCCAGATGTTTATGTCTGCGATGGCGTTATTTTTGGCCGGTACCTGCTTGTGTGCAGTATCCCCGGGATTCGGAATCTTGCTGGTGGGCAGGGTTGTTCAGGCTTGCGGGACAGGATTATTGATTCCGTTGATGATGAATACGATTCTCGCCCTCTATCCTCCAGAACGCCGGGGTGCCGCCATGGGTCTCATGGGGCTGGTCATCATGGTCGCCCCTGTCATCGGGCCGCCTTTGTCTGGCTTGATTATCGATACCTTTCAATGGCGATGGCTGTTCTACATGGTGATTCCTGTCGCACTGTTTTCGATGATTTATGCATTCGTGTACTTAAAGAATGTGACAGAACTGACCAAGCCAAGGGTCGATCTTGTATCCGTTGTGATGTCAACCGTCGGTTTTGGCTGCGTCACCTATGGCTTCAGCCAAACAAGTGTCTCTCTTGAGCCTGAAGGTTACGGATCGATTGCAATAGGCAGCCTTTTCTTGCTCTTGCTTGTATGGCGCCAGCTTAAGATCAAAGAGCCGTTGATCGATCTTTCCGTATTCCGTCATTCCACTTTTTCTCTGGTTGCGGTATTGATTGTAATTCTGATGATGGTTCTATTCGCCACAACAACATTGCTGCCGTTCTATATGCAGGATGTGATGAAGTTGACAGCATTTGCGACAGGCTTACTTCTAATGCCAGGTAGCATTTTGAACGGGATGCTGATGCCGGTATCGGGGAAATTACTCGATAAATTCGGGCCGAGACCCGTCATTGTGCCCGGACTGTTCCTGATCGTCATATCGTTGTGGCTGTTTACCGGCATCGACAGTGATACAACACAAGGTTCCGTTCTCTTCAATCATATCCTCTTATTCTTAGGCATGTCGTTCGTCGTCATGCCGGCTCAGACGACAGGATTAAATCAACTTCCACGTCACCTGGTTTCTCATGGCACAGCCATATACAATACGCTCCAACAGATTGCAGGGGGAATTGGCATCGCATTGTTCGTCGGCATCATGTCGTCTGGAGCCAATCGTTATCTTCACCATTCGCTCAATCCCACTGCGATGCATGAGAAGACACAAAGCATGGTTTCCGGTCTACAAACAGTTTTTTGGATTGAATTTATTCTGGCAATACTTATTCTGGTGCTGGGTTGGTTTATAAAAAAGCCACCTGAACATAATTAA
- a CDS encoding carboxypeptidase regulatory-like domain-containing protein: MKRKRSVSKAVLSFCLAVLLVLQTVAFSAVAFADSAPSDSGAAAVSEADSPSADEPSSVPEAVYAAPTEPLPVPEAVFAMPANLVAMAAVPTDKTAVFMEANSTFPLEVTQGNAVIDPNGIIQGRQPFTLKSEGLKVPVNGDDSNPTNANLDLYIQKGDWIELKREDYFKEVVLPTTNKTLNAQTESGMKQLGTAYFTPNSIRIVFNGDDNFFNGVGRGIVFSFVTTADADVTGMEYGDTKPINIFGGAYQLENPDVTAAYSITLSSPGMIRWDQYGYRGIQPAQFVEGAITWQSSVSAFDQFDKTIKLPLDGKTFYTNPSTYNTGFGNVRGIYMEDSFKVNDQNVTPDIGADGSLTYTFPQGTGVDPKVEYKTWIPKEAYYYEHRNPPGNLGRSYRDMNGKVELRQDNNMLVQAGQEISFAPDWIQASASYDNPNETITWKVTVNQYNKKGLKDFTITNVLPQGLEFTSATWQTWVDGTASEVQSIVPDANSVYSFGDINGKVELVIKSKVTSGSNFRIDPRANWNLDTTGGIQNNDVTTGLRPVAVTDEAIVTIGAHTFTKTGSVSMEDYNLGGITWTVNLTPQYALPNAAVYDVLVHGGDLNVLDNAVDATGEVSAETIAKIKANVNTAQLWKQYREGTLKSANGLTLKVIPLTVNGEVVADLIKVTGYTDKAASFSFRSLETKPDILFRQDINAGKTSWNRALLFDGETVKTAAENAVNLHLRMLNKDMLFASKPLKADGTLENVNPNNVNNYIRNDSNEAWTISGYDRTTKTVTFRLGVNMPGYNTEEMAKDGGSRVISNIKLVDTLPEGWEFVPFSESKDVELWKGYSDNGGGTEYGVRNDARTIIEPGTNAHVVNFSHNGNVGTFTFSKLESPYVILVKARPSNVALGKYLEEYTTNGTTKQVLYNKADLHMTWGGEEKVLTEQRKIIVPIQTLGKSVTKPVPGVLEWTVNYTPPFNMKQGVYLQDTLGAGMNLRYEENGKLVLTAPSMAVYRAKLTASGALEREGAALDLSDPNAEVQVEAAPGAGGTTVLKFKMNDPNKFYQFVYQTEVDSSKAKAGDKMGNEVKLEGDDNLKSVSARSESTLDSSDVAGSSSSNALLPLKKVDPNGNPLKGVEFTLYKKDDGTQIAKGTTDSGGKLNLLFPDPGYYELKETYIDTTTWLPTTRIYQVYVGNTPGKPIWVDGVKVTSDNPLVVPTPAQGKLTISNKVGGNGSDSSKEFEYTVTFTGEGKDGKYTYKKPDNTFGTIKSGDKIILKHGESVTLPILPADLVYTVTEADYTTVDGYITTPETRELSGTIVNKGDHKADFINERTVNKLTVSNTVMGNGGDKTKVFEYTVVFEDAGKDGSYSYLKSGGGTGTIKSRDTFKLKDGETLDISGLPKGLKYTITQKEYTADEYVTIPEERYYTGVMEGKDKDAPFTNVRVLEGDLLISNTIKGKDDDKKKPFKYTVTFTGERANESYSYVKSDGSKGTIKSGETFELTDGQTLIVQGLPTYLQYKVTQDDYTKDGYVTDPESLVRTGTIPQKKAAEAHFVNTRPYLEGVLRDNNTGEVIPNAPITVTDLNTGKELQTKTNEKGEYSVPAAADTDYTITYTKWYQVGGKGVPVEFTQKANVDGSVTDETVPADITAVGIVLFKQLNGAKELFHDSFTNQMHIYLKDKDGNYIKENGRPKAFPMASNGTFSVEGLSEQKYTMEVRYKAETGEELLLKVTQLDVKANGELNISEELVDPYGTVYDETTGDAITGKKIDGAKVTLYYADTKRNRDNGRIPGTKVTLPPVPNFPPHNNESPEQDSDANGSYAYMVFPEADYYLIVTKDGYETHRSDTISVDFDIIKYDVPMKPISSGGGSGGNSGNGNSGTGNGNNGTDNGNNGTDNGNSGTDNGNNGTDNGNNGTDNGNSGTDNGNNGTDNGNSGTDNGNNGTDNGNSGTDNGNNGTDNGNNGTDNGNNGTDNGNNGTDNGNSGTDNGNSGTDNGNNETDNGNNETDNVGNELDDAPKTGDNSVSPIFYMVLALMSLMTIGFCLLGNKKKKHIQ; this comes from the coding sequence TTGAAAAGGAAACGAAGTGTGAGCAAAGCTGTGCTATCTTTCTGCCTAGCAGTTTTGCTTGTCTTGCAGACGGTGGCGTTCTCTGCTGTCGCATTTGCGGATAGCGCGCCAAGCGATTCCGGTGCGGCGGCCGTTAGCGAAGCCGATTCGCCGAGCGCGGACGAACCGTCGTCGGTACCAGAGGCGGTATACGCTGCGCCGACCGAACCGTTGCCAGTACCAGAGGCGGTGTTCGCTATGCCGGCCAATCTCGTAGCGATGGCGGCAGTCCCGACGGACAAAACGGCGGTGTTCATGGAAGCTAATTCAACCTTTCCGCTGGAAGTGACGCAGGGAAATGCTGTTATTGATCCAAACGGTATTATTCAGGGTAGACAGCCATTTACTCTCAAATCGGAAGGTCTGAAGGTGCCAGTGAATGGTGATGACTCTAATCCGACAAATGCGAATCTCGACCTATACATTCAGAAGGGTGACTGGATCGAGCTGAAAAGAGAAGACTACTTCAAGGAAGTGGTGTTGCCGACAACTAATAAAACCCTGAATGCACAGACTGAATCAGGTATGAAACAGCTTGGTACCGCCTATTTCACTCCAAATAGCATCAGGATTGTATTTAACGGTGATGATAACTTTTTCAATGGTGTTGGACGAGGTATTGTCTTCAGCTTTGTAACTACTGCCGATGCAGATGTAACGGGAATGGAGTATGGCGATACAAAGCCTATCAACATTTTTGGCGGTGCTTATCAGCTAGAGAACCCAGATGTTACAGCAGCGTATAGCATTACTTTAAGCTCGCCTGGAATGATCAGGTGGGATCAGTATGGTTATCGCGGAATTCAACCGGCACAATTTGTTGAGGGAGCGATTACTTGGCAGTCAAGCGTATCTGCATTCGATCAGTTTGATAAAACAATCAAATTACCGCTAGACGGGAAGACATTTTATACGAATCCTTCAACTTATAATACCGGCTTTGGAAATGTCCGCGGTATCTATATGGAGGATTCATTCAAAGTAAATGACCAAAATGTAACTCCAGACATTGGGGCAGACGGATCGCTGACTTACACTTTCCCACAGGGAACAGGTGTAGATCCAAAGGTTGAATATAAAACATGGATTCCAAAGGAAGCCTATTATTACGAGCACCGGAATCCGCCAGGCAATCTTGGTCGCAGCTATCGGGATATGAATGGCAAAGTGGAACTGAGACAGGACAATAATATGTTGGTGCAGGCAGGTCAGGAAATTTCTTTCGCACCCGACTGGATTCAAGCCAGCGCCTCGTATGACAATCCTAATGAAACAATCACATGGAAAGTCACTGTTAACCAGTATAACAAAAAAGGTTTAAAGGACTTTACCATCACAAATGTACTACCTCAAGGGCTGGAGTTTACTTCAGCCACATGGCAGACGTGGGTGGATGGCACTGCATCTGAGGTACAATCAATTGTACCGGATGCGAACAGCGTTTATTCCTTTGGGGATATTAACGGTAAAGTGGAACTAGTGATTAAGAGTAAGGTAACAAGCGGTTCCAACTTCAGAATCGACCCACGCGCTAACTGGAATTTGGACACAACAGGCGGTATTCAGAACAATGATGTGACAACTGGTTTAAGACCTGTCGCAGTAACTGACGAGGCAATCGTTACTATCGGTGCGCATACTTTTACAAAAACAGGCTCTGTTTCGATGGAGGATTATAACCTGGGCGGCATCACGTGGACCGTTAATTTAACACCACAGTATGCCCTGCCAAATGCGGCGGTATACGATGTGCTAGTGCATGGCGGCGATTTGAACGTCTTGGACAACGCAGTGGATGCAACAGGCGAGGTGAGTGCGGAAACGATTGCGAAAATCAAGGCGAATGTTAATACTGCTCAGCTTTGGAAGCAATATCGCGAAGGTACTCTCAAGAGCGCAAACGGCTTAACCTTGAAGGTTATCCCTTTGACAGTGAACGGTGAAGTCGTGGCGGATTTGATCAAGGTGACCGGATACACCGACAAAGCTGCATCCTTCAGCTTCCGTTCACTTGAGACCAAGCCGGATATCCTCTTCAGACAGGATATTAACGCAGGGAAAACAAGCTGGAATCGGGCCTTGCTCTTTGACGGCGAAACCGTAAAAACTGCTGCGGAAAACGCTGTTAATCTTCATCTGCGTATGCTGAACAAGGATATGCTCTTTGCGTCGAAGCCATTGAAAGCAGATGGTACACTTGAAAATGTTAATCCAAATAACGTAAATAACTACATTAGAAACGACAGCAATGAAGCGTGGACGATTTCTGGCTATGACAGGACAACCAAGACTGTTACATTCCGCTTAGGGGTGAATATGCCAGGATACAACACAGAAGAAATGGCTAAGGACGGTGGTAGCCGAGTAATCAGCAACATCAAGCTAGTGGATACACTGCCTGAAGGCTGGGAATTCGTGCCGTTTTCTGAGAGCAAAGATGTTGAGCTTTGGAAAGGCTACTCGGACAATGGTGGAGGCACCGAGTATGGTGTCAGAAACGACGCCAGAACAATTATTGAACCAGGCACTAATGCTCATGTGGTAAACTTCTCCCATAATGGAAACGTAGGAACTTTCACCTTCTCTAAATTGGAAAGTCCTTATGTCATTTTGGTAAAGGCAAGACCATCCAATGTGGCATTAGGCAAATATTTAGAGGAATACACTACAAACGGCACAACCAAGCAGGTGTTGTATAATAAAGCTGACCTTCATATGACATGGGGCGGAGAGGAAAAGGTTCTCACTGAACAACGTAAGATTATCGTACCTATTCAGACCTTGGGCAAGTCGGTAACTAAGCCAGTTCCAGGGGTGCTGGAATGGACAGTGAACTATACCCCGCCATTTAACATGAAGCAGGGCGTTTATCTGCAGGATACCCTAGGTGCAGGCATGAATCTGCGCTATGAAGAAAACGGAAAGCTTGTGCTGACAGCGCCTAGTATGGCAGTCTATCGTGCTAAACTGACTGCCAGCGGTGCTCTGGAACGAGAGGGCGCAGCACTGGATCTAAGCGACCCGAATGCTGAAGTTCAGGTAGAAGCTGCACCAGGCGCGGGAGGCACCACAGTTTTAAAATTCAAAATGAACGACCCTAATAAGTTTTACCAGTTTGTGTACCAAACAGAGGTTGATTCATCTAAAGCGAAAGCCGGAGACAAAATGGGCAACGAGGTAAAGCTGGAGGGTGATGACAATCTGAAATCTGTCAGTGCCAGAAGCGAAAGCACGCTGGACAGTTCGGACGTAGCCGGCAGTTCAAGCTCCAATGCCCTGCTGCCCCTGAAAAAGGTGGATCCTAATGGCAATCCGCTAAAAGGCGTAGAGTTTACGCTCTATAAGAAGGACGATGGAACTCAAATCGCCAAAGGAACAACCGATAGCGGAGGGAAACTTAATCTGCTATTCCCAGATCCAGGGTATTATGAGCTGAAGGAAACTTATATTGACACAACGACATGGTTGCCGACTACAAGAATTTATCAGGTGTACGTAGGGAATACGCCCGGGAAGCCCATCTGGGTAGATGGCGTAAAAGTAACCTCTGATAATCCGCTGGTCGTACCTACGCCGGCGCAAGGAAAGCTGACTATCAGCAATAAGGTTGGAGGAAACGGCAGCGATTCTTCCAAGGAATTTGAATACACCGTGACCTTTACCGGCGAAGGCAAGGACGGAAAGTACACCTATAAGAAGCCGGATAATACGTTTGGCACGATCAAGAGCGGAGATAAGATTATCCTCAAGCACGGGGAATCTGTGACGCTCCCGATATTGCCTGCGGATCTGGTCTATACCGTAACAGAGGCCGATTATACGACCGTTGACGGTTATATCACCACGCCGGAGACGAGAGAGCTGTCCGGCACAATCGTGAATAAAGGCGACCACAAGGCGGATTTCATCAATGAACGGACCGTCAACAAACTGACCGTCAGCAATACGGTCATGGGCAACGGCGGCGACAAGACGAAGGTGTTCGAGTACACCGTCGTCTTTGAGGATGCAGGCAAGGATGGAAGCTACTCTTACTTGAAGTCGGGCGGAGGCACAGGTACGATCAAGTCCCGCGATACCTTCAAGCTCAAGGATGGAGAGACACTGGATATTTCGGGTCTGCCTAAGGGTCTGAAATACACAATTACCCAGAAGGAATACACAGCCGACGAATACGTGACCATTCCTGAGGAACGGTATTATACCGGAGTCATGGAGGGAAAAGATAAAGATGCCCCGTTTACGAACGTGCGAGTCTTGGAGGGCGACTTGCTAATCAGCAACACGATTAAAGGCAAAGACGACGACAAAAAGAAGCCGTTCAAGTACACAGTCACCTTCACAGGCGAGAGAGCGAACGAATCCTACTCTTATGTGAAGTCGGATGGCAGTAAGGGCACGATCAAGAGCGGAGAGACCTTCGAGCTTACAGATGGCCAGACGCTCATTGTGCAAGGACTTCCGACATATCTCCAGTATAAGGTGACCCAGGATGATTATACGAAAGACGGCTATGTGACAGATCCTGAAAGTCTCGTTCGCACAGGCACCATTCCACAGAAAAAAGCGGCCGAAGCACACTTTGTCAATACCCGCCCGTATCTGGAAGGCGTGCTGCGTGATAACAACACAGGAGAAGTCATTCCGAATGCCCCCATCACGGTGACCGATCTGAACACAGGCAAGGAGCTTCAGACGAAGACAAATGAGAAGGGTGAATATTCGGTCCCAGCCGCAGCGGATACCGACTATACGATCACATATACGAAGTGGTATCAGGTAGGTGGGAAGGGTGTGCCTGTCGAGTTCACGCAAAAAGCAAATGTGGACGGCAGCGTGACGGACGAGACCGTTCCGGCGGACATTACGGCGGTAGGGATCGTTCTGTTCAAGCAGCTGAATGGAGCAAAAGAGCTATTCCACGATTCGTTTACCAACCAGATGCATATCTATTTGAAGGACAAGGACGGCAATTATATTAAGGAGAACGGTCGTCCTAAGGCGTTTCCGATGGCTTCGAACGGAACTTTCTCTGTGGAAGGGCTAAGCGAGCAGAAGTACACAATGGAAGTTCGCTATAAAGCTGAGACCGGCGAGGAACTGCTCCTCAAAGTGACGCAACTGGACGTGAAAGCTAACGGAGAGCTGAATATTTCCGAGGAATTGGTCGACCCTTATGGTACGGTTTATGATGAAACGACAGGAGATGCCATCACTGGCAAGAAAATTGACGGAGCCAAAGTTACACTGTATTATGCGGATACGAAGCGGAATAGAGATAACGGCCGCATTCCGGGTACGAAAGTAACGCTTCCTCCGGTTCCGAATTTTCCACCGCACAACAACGAGAGCCCGGAGCAGGATAGCGATGCAAATGGCTCCTATGCGTACATGGTGTTTCCTGAAGCGGATTACTATCTGATCGTAACGAAGGACGGATACGAGACGCACCGGAGTGATACGATTTCTGTCGATTTTGACATTATAAAATACGACGTGCCAATGAAGCCGATCAGTTCCGGTGGCGGCTCCGGCGGCAACTCCGGCAACGGTAACAGTGGAACCGGCAATGGCAACAACGGAACCGACAACGGTAACAACGGAACCGACAACGGCAACAGTGGAACCGACAACGGCAACAACGGAACCGACAACGGTAACAACGGAACCGACAACGGCAACAGTGGAACCGACAACGGTAACAACGGAACCGACAACGGCAACAGTGGAACCGACAACGGTAACAACGGAACCGACAACGGCAACAGTGGAACCGACAACGGCAACAACGGAACCGACAACGGCAACAACGGAACCGACAACGGTAACAACGGAACCGACAACGGTAACAACGGAACCGACAACGGTAACAGCGGAACCGACAACGGTAACAGCGGAACCGATAACGGTAACAACGAAACCGATAACGGTAACAACGAAACCGACAACGTCGGCAACGAGCTGGACGATGCTCCGAAAACCGGAGACAACAGCGTATCGCCAATCTTCTATATGGTTTTGGCGCTGATGTCCTTGATGACGATTGGGTTCTGTCTACTCGGTAACAAGAAGAAAAAGCACATCCAGTGA